In the Acidobacteriota bacterium genome, one interval contains:
- a CDS encoding pyridoxine 5'-phosphate synthase, with translation MVELSVNVNKIATLRNARGGERPSVVAFAQAAIDAGAYGITVHPRPDERHIRARDVFDLVPVVRQAGVELNIEGYPDRRYVEIIREARPDQATLVPDPPDVLTSNAGWDAAGQRKFLGEIIAELQSFGARVSLFMETALEPLEAARDAGADRVELYTGPYAEACAAGRGDESYALYEAAARRATELGLGLNAGHDLDLENLPRFRHLPGLQEVSIGHALTCDALEMGWDRAVRSYLAVLAGEPLPKS, from the coding sequence ATGGTCGAGCTCAGCGTCAACGTCAACAAGATCGCCACCCTGCGCAACGCCCGCGGCGGCGAGCGCCCGTCGGTGGTGGCCTTCGCCCAGGCCGCCATCGATGCCGGCGCCTACGGCATCACCGTCCATCCGCGCCCCGACGAGCGGCACATCCGCGCCCGTGACGTCTTCGATCTCGTGCCGGTGGTGCGACAGGCGGGGGTGGAGCTCAACATCGAGGGCTATCCGGATCGCCGCTACGTGGAGATCATCCGCGAAGCCCGGCCGGACCAGGCAACCCTGGTGCCGGATCCGCCGGACGTGCTCACCAGCAACGCCGGCTGGGATGCCGCCGGTCAGAGGAAGTTCTTGGGAGAGATCATCGCCGAGCTGCAGAGCTTCGGCGCCCGGGTCTCGCTCTTCATGGAAACCGCCCTGGAGCCCCTGGAGGCCGCCCGAGACGCCGGCGCCGATCGCGTGGAGCTCTACACCGGGCCCTATGCCGAAGCCTGCGCCGCGGGCCGGGGAGACGAATCCTACGCCCTCTACGAAGCCGCCGCCCGGCGCGCCACCGAGCTCGGCCTGGGGCTCAACGCCGGCCACGATCTGGATCTGGAGAATCTGCCCCGCTTCCGTCACCTACCGGGGCTGCAAGAGGTCTCCATCGGCCATGCTCTGACCTGCGACGCGCTGGAGATGGGTTGGGACCGCGCCGTCCGCAGCTATCTGGCGGTGCTCGCCGGCGAGCCCCTACCGAAGAGCTGA
- a CDS encoding DUF3857 domain-containing protein produces MATRGTRPAASFPVRRRLVRQHRLLAWLGPLAVGLVLCLVAAEASAAVIRQRTVELRPEQASATAADVTDLAAAGRGFFQEETLEVLLEDRADLESWRRYPLVVDEQVEIEELEARVLDAEGRVVAKAGKRKLEEAGAARSVGELYTSRRLMILPLENLEVGHSVHLRVLTRERPVFAGTTLGLQWDEPQLRLRVRVAPGFSALRWNLRGDPELFHIRAGEDGSLELVAEGLEAYDPPPHTAEESVPLLQLAWGPAREWQDVGRWYEAFAPAGEPASSVQELAQQLTAASDGTWARAEVLTEYVQQRVRYEAVQIGEGGWRPSPAEEVAGRGWGDCKDKSRLLLDLLAAVGIRGHMALLQVGDGAALDPDFPTAFQFNHAIVAIPASELAGAREDGTGGTDLAKEAPVSDGLLWIDPTAPVGGLSWLIPSSQNRKALLIDGDRSRLVSTPDGSHLEETRLVVEGKVGPSGELVGEVRLVLYGRAALPWLKRLESEQNREVRDAFDHFLKNWWPGAQVGAMRWARVPEAVPAVTLRAEVTAGSLAGGSGGRRWVRPPAMRSFPAPRHLEERQTPVVLSPGLVSSTFKLSLPDGWCGAEEDFQELSKSVGRFQQKVGTEDGLLVLHREAETLQQRVEGAALAELAELALAENRATRRRVRLRCPEGASEAGSALR; encoded by the coding sequence GTGGCGACTCGGGGGACCCGGCCCGCTGCTAGCTTTCCGGTACGTCGGCGCCTCGTCCGGCAGCACCGGCTGCTCGCGTGGCTTGGGCCGCTGGCGGTGGGGCTCGTGCTCTGCCTGGTGGCGGCGGAGGCTTCGGCGGCGGTAATTCGTCAGCGGACGGTCGAGCTGCGGCCGGAGCAGGCCAGTGCCACGGCCGCCGACGTCACCGATCTGGCCGCCGCAGGCAGGGGCTTCTTCCAAGAGGAGACCCTGGAGGTGCTGTTGGAGGATCGCGCCGACCTCGAGAGCTGGCGCCGCTACCCCTTGGTGGTGGACGAGCAGGTGGAGATCGAGGAGCTGGAGGCCCGGGTCCTCGACGCCGAGGGAAGGGTGGTGGCCAAGGCCGGCAAGCGCAAATTGGAGGAGGCGGGAGCGGCGCGGTCGGTGGGGGAGCTCTACACCTCGCGGCGGCTGATGATCCTACCGCTGGAGAACCTGGAAGTGGGCCACTCGGTGCATCTGCGGGTGCTCACCCGGGAGCGGCCGGTCTTCGCCGGTACCACCCTCGGTCTGCAGTGGGACGAGCCCCAGCTGCGCCTGCGGGTGCGGGTGGCGCCGGGGTTCTCGGCGCTGCGCTGGAACCTGCGGGGAGATCCGGAGCTCTTCCACATCCGCGCCGGTGAGGACGGCTCCCTGGAGTTGGTGGCCGAGGGATTGGAGGCCTACGACCCGCCGCCCCACACCGCCGAGGAGAGCGTTCCGCTGTTACAGCTTGCCTGGGGCCCGGCTCGAGAGTGGCAGGACGTGGGCCGCTGGTATGAGGCCTTCGCGCCGGCAGGGGAACCGGCCTCGTCGGTGCAAGAGCTGGCGCAGCAGCTGACCGCTGCCTCCGACGGTACTTGGGCCCGGGCGGAGGTGTTGACCGAGTACGTTCAGCAGCGGGTGCGCTACGAGGCGGTGCAGATCGGCGAGGGGGGCTGGCGTCCATCGCCGGCGGAGGAGGTAGCGGGCCGGGGCTGGGGCGATTGCAAGGACAAGAGCCGCCTGCTCCTGGATCTGCTGGCGGCGGTGGGGATCCGCGGCCACATGGCGCTGCTGCAGGTGGGAGATGGAGCGGCCCTAGATCCCGACTTTCCCACCGCCTTCCAGTTCAATCACGCCATCGTCGCCATTCCGGCGTCGGAGCTGGCGGGGGCGAGAGAGGACGGCACTGGCGGTACGGACCTGGCCAAGGAAGCTCCCGTTTCCGACGGGCTGTTGTGGATCGACCCCACGGCCCCCGTGGGCGGACTGAGCTGGCTCATTCCATCGAGTCAGAACCGCAAGGCGCTGCTGATAGACGGCGATCGCAGCCGGCTGGTCTCGACCCCGGACGGCAGCCATCTGGAGGAGACCCGGTTGGTGGTGGAGGGGAAGGTTGGCCCCAGCGGCGAGCTGGTGGGAGAGGTACGGCTGGTGCTCTACGGCCGCGCTGCGCTCCCTTGGCTCAAGCGCCTGGAGAGCGAGCAGAACCGGGAAGTGCGGGATGCCTTCGATCACTTCTTGAAGAATTGGTGGCCTGGTGCACAGGTGGGGGCCATGCGCTGGGCACGGGTTCCGGAGGCGGTGCCGGCGGTGACCCTGCGTGCCGAGGTGACGGCGGGCTCCTTGGCGGGCGGCTCCGGTGGTCGCCGATGGGTCCGACCGCCGGCCATGCGCTCGTTCCCGGCGCCGCGGCATCTGGAGGAACGGCAGACACCGGTGGTCCTCAGCCCTGGATTGGTGAGCTCTACTTTCAAGCTCTCCCTGCCGGACGGTTGGTGTGGGGCCGAGGAAGACTTTCAGGAGCTGAGCAAGAGCGTCGGCCGATTTCAGCAGAAAGTGGGGACCGAAGACGGCTTGTTGGTCCTCCATCGGGAGGCGGAGACCCTCCAGCAGCGGGTGGAGGGTGCGGCTCTCGCCGAGCTGGCGGAGCTGGCGCTGGCGGAGAACCGCGCGACTCGGCGGCGGGTGAGGCTGCGGTGTCCGGAAGGGGCCTCGGAGGCCGGCTCAGCTCTTCGGTAG
- a CDS encoding proline dehydrogenase family protein, with the protein MSLFTRLVVTTLPLVPKFIVGRIAARYVAGNTLDEAMATVQELNEAGAMATLDILGEEVTERGRAEEAVEKYLQVLEAIDRLGVDANVSVKPTMLGLKIDEAFFLDNMSRLAEAAQGYENFLRLDMEDRTCTDGTLRVYRELHQRYGNVGTVLQAYMRRTLQDVAELPDEGANVRLCKGIYVEPRTAAWKGYETVRANFCAALEAMITSGVYAAIATHDEYLICQATAMLRKYEVPRDRYEFQMLLGVDPELRKILIDRGHRLRVYVPFGSDWYRYSVRRLRENPEIAGHVARGMLGRR; encoded by the coding sequence ATGAGTTTGTTCACCCGTCTGGTCGTCACCACCCTGCCTCTGGTCCCGAAGTTCATCGTCGGCCGCATCGCCGCCCGCTATGTGGCGGGGAACACCCTGGACGAGGCCATGGCCACGGTCCAGGAGCTCAACGAAGCCGGTGCCATGGCCACCCTGGACATCCTCGGTGAGGAGGTTACGGAGCGGGGCCGTGCGGAGGAAGCGGTGGAGAAATATCTCCAGGTGCTGGAAGCTATCGACCGCCTGGGCGTAGATGCCAACGTGTCGGTCAAGCCCACGATGTTGGGGCTGAAGATCGACGAGGCGTTCTTCCTCGACAATATGAGCCGCCTGGCGGAGGCGGCCCAGGGCTATGAGAACTTCCTGCGCCTGGATATGGAAGACCGCACCTGCACCGACGGCACGCTGCGGGTCTACCGCGAGCTGCACCAACGCTACGGCAATGTCGGCACGGTGCTCCAGGCGTATATGCGGCGCACCTTGCAGGACGTGGCGGAGCTTCCGGACGAAGGAGCCAACGTGCGGCTCTGCAAGGGGATCTACGTCGAGCCGAGGACCGCGGCGTGGAAAGGCTACGAGACGGTGCGGGCGAATTTCTGCGCCGCCCTGGAGGCGATGATCACCAGCGGTGTTTACGCCGCCATCGCCACCCACGACGAATACCTGATCTGCCAGGCGACGGCGATGCTGCGCAAATACGAGGTGCCCCGGGATCGCTATGAGTTCCAGATGCTCCTGGGGGTCGACCCGGAGCTGCGCAAGATCCTCATCGACCGCGGCCATCGGCTGCGGGTCTACGTTCCCTTCGGCAGCGATTGGTATCGGTATTCGGTGCGCCGGCTGCGGGAGAACCCGGAGATTGCCGGCCACGTGGCGCGGGGCATGTTGGGGCGCCGGTAG
- a CDS encoding ABC transporter transmembrane domain-containing protein, with protein MAQSPAETPAPSVPPEPAPAATRSDDSTAGNPTAGNPTAGNPTAGNSTAESSPADEVQAKNGASAQESSDEPEEKKKKPSLSTVWRESKDILWNYRYRLLLGLVLLLVSRLASMVLPASSKWLIDEVIGNQRVDLLWWIAGAAGLATVVSAISSFSLSLVLGVAAQRSINDMRIQLQQHVSRLPVRFFEDRKVGVLIARVLNDAEGLRNLVGTGFVQLVGGMFTASVAIFVLFYLNWRLTGITLIFVFLFVGVMGFGFKRLRPIFRERNQLHAEVTGRLAEMLGGIRVVKAYTAEKRESRAFAHSAHRLLRNIVQSMIGVSSVTSLSSLLFGLVGLGMSVVGAREVLAGRMTLGDIFAYVMFTGLLVAPLIQISSIGTQITEAFAGLDRVREIFAETTEDEEDQSRQPLPRVRGDVAFETVWFEYNEDMPVLRDVSFTAPAGTTTALVGPSGAGKSTLISLVMAFNRPHRGRVTVDGHDLAEVRLRDFRSQLGIVLQDNFLFDGTVKENIAYSRPGATLEEIREAARIAHCEEFVQGFSDGYDTVIGERGVKVSGGQRQRLAIARAILADPRILILDEATSSLDSESEMKIQDGLRALLRGRTTFVIAHRLSTILGADQILVMDDGKIVERGNHQELIALGGRYKALYDTQYRIEADRYINPGEDFTPEPERPDVAAKPTSPRRL; from the coding sequence ATGGCACAGTCCCCCGCCGAAACCCCGGCACCCTCCGTTCCACCCGAGCCGGCCCCGGCTGCAACTCGGTCCGACGACTCCACCGCTGGCAATCCCACCGCTGGCAATCCCACCGCTGGCAATCCCACCGCCGGCAACTCCACCGCCGAAAGCTCTCCTGCCGACGAGGTCCAGGCGAAGAATGGGGCCTCGGCCCAAGAGTCTTCCGACGAACCCGAAGAGAAGAAGAAAAAGCCCTCCCTCTCCACGGTCTGGCGGGAGTCGAAGGACATTCTCTGGAACTACCGCTATCGGCTGCTCCTGGGTCTGGTCCTCCTGCTCGTCAGCCGGCTGGCGAGCATGGTCCTGCCGGCGTCGAGCAAATGGCTCATCGACGAGGTCATCGGCAACCAGCGGGTCGACCTGCTGTGGTGGATCGCCGGTGCCGCCGGTCTCGCCACGGTGGTCTCCGCCATCAGCTCCTTCAGCCTCTCGCTGGTCCTCGGCGTCGCCGCTCAGCGCTCCATCAACGACATGCGCATCCAGCTCCAGCAGCACGTCAGCCGGCTGCCGGTACGCTTCTTCGAAGACCGCAAGGTGGGCGTGCTCATCGCCCGGGTGCTCAACGACGCGGAGGGGCTGCGCAACCTGGTGGGTACCGGCTTCGTGCAGCTGGTGGGCGGCATGTTCACCGCCAGCGTCGCCATCTTCGTGCTCTTCTACCTCAACTGGCGCCTCACCGGCATCACCCTGATCTTCGTCTTCCTCTTCGTCGGCGTCATGGGCTTCGGCTTCAAGCGCCTGCGGCCCATCTTCCGCGAGCGCAACCAGCTCCACGCCGAGGTCACCGGCCGGCTGGCGGAGATGCTCGGTGGTATCCGGGTGGTCAAGGCCTACACCGCCGAGAAGCGGGAGAGCCGGGCCTTCGCCCACAGCGCCCACCGGCTGCTGCGCAACATCGTGCAATCCATGATCGGCGTCTCCAGCGTCACCTCCCTCTCCAGCCTGCTCTTCGGACTGGTGGGGCTGGGGATGAGCGTGGTGGGCGCCCGGGAGGTTCTCGCCGGGCGCATGACGTTGGGTGACATCTTCGCCTATGTCATGTTCACCGGCCTGCTGGTGGCGCCGCTGATCCAGATCAGCAGCATCGGCACCCAGATCACCGAGGCCTTCGCCGGCCTCGACCGGGTGCGGGAGATCTTCGCCGAGACCACCGAGGACGAGGAAGATCAGAGCCGCCAGCCCCTACCCCGAGTGCGCGGCGACGTCGCCTTCGAGACCGTGTGGTTCGAATATAACGAGGACATGCCGGTGCTGCGGGACGTCAGCTTCACCGCTCCGGCGGGCACCACCACCGCCCTGGTGGGCCCCAGCGGCGCCGGCAAGAGCACCCTCATCTCCCTGGTCATGGCCTTCAACCGCCCGCACCGGGGCCGGGTCACCGTCGACGGCCACGACCTGGCGGAGGTGCGGCTGCGGGACTTCCGCTCCCAGCTGGGCATCGTGCTCCAGGACAACTTCCTCTTCGACGGCACGGTGAAGGAGAACATCGCCTACAGCCGTCCCGGAGCCACCCTCGAGGAGATCCGCGAGGCCGCCCGCATCGCCCACTGCGAAGAGTTCGTCCAAGGCTTCTCCGACGGCTACGACACGGTCATCGGCGAACGCGGGGTGAAGGTCTCCGGCGGCCAGCGCCAGCGCCTCGCCATCGCCCGGGCGATCCTCGCCGACCCCCGCATCCTGATCCTCGACGAGGCCACCTCCAGCCTCGACAGCGAGAGCGAGATGAAGATCCAGGACGGCCTGCGGGCGCTGCTCCGGGGCCGTACCACCTTCGTCATCGCCCACCGCCTGTCCACCATCCTGGGCGCCGACCAGATTCTGGTGATGGACGACGGGAAGATTGTCGAGCGCGGCAATCACCAGGAGCTCATCGCTCTCGGCGGCCGCTACAAAGCGCTGTACGATACGCAGTACCGCATCGAGGCGGACCGCTACATCAATCCCGGAGAGGACTTCACCCCGGAGCCGGAACGCCCCGACGTCGCGGCCAAGCCCACCTCGCCCCGGCGTCTCTAG
- a CDS encoding aldehyde dehydrogenase family protein: MSPTPETRHSHFFIDGRWQEASGGERRPVLDPTTEEVVGEVPEGTAEDVDQAVEAAARAFPGWAATPPAERGAALKRLQRLVLRHRGELAETLTAELGAPQRLALDIQVAVPARVLGAYARHAADFPWQEEVGNSRVLREPAGVAGCITPWNYPLHQAVTKVAAALAAGCTVVLKPSEITPLCIFQFARLVEAAELPPGVFNLVCGDGPTVGEALVRHPRVDLISFTGSTTAGRRVATLAAEQVKRVTLELGGKSANLILDDADLRRAVRTGVKNCFLNSGQTCSAWTRMVVPRQHLEEATALAVEAAQEYPVGDPRNPDTRLGPLVSQRQLQRVRGYIRQGIEEGAVLATGGAEPPVGADGKVLDRGFFVRPTVFTEVDNAMTIAREEIFGPVLAILPHDGDDHAVSIANDSPYGLAGAVWSQDGDRALAVAQRLRTGQVDINGGRYNIEAPFGGTKQSGYGRELGRQGLEEFLHTKSLQL; the protein is encoded by the coding sequence ATGAGCCCAACCCCCGAGACTCGACATTCTCACTTCTTCATCGACGGCCGTTGGCAGGAAGCCAGCGGCGGCGAGCGCCGGCCGGTCCTCGACCCCACCACCGAGGAGGTCGTAGGGGAGGTGCCGGAGGGCACCGCGGAGGACGTGGACCAGGCCGTCGAGGCCGCCGCCCGGGCCTTTCCTGGCTGGGCCGCCACCCCTCCGGCGGAGCGGGGAGCCGCCCTCAAACGCCTCCAGCGGCTGGTGCTGCGGCATCGGGGGGAGCTCGCCGAAACCCTCACCGCCGAGCTCGGCGCTCCCCAGCGGCTGGCGCTGGACATCCAGGTGGCGGTGCCGGCCCGGGTGCTGGGAGCCTACGCCCGCCACGCCGCAGACTTTCCCTGGCAAGAGGAGGTGGGCAACTCCCGGGTCCTGCGGGAGCCGGCGGGGGTGGCGGGCTGCATCACGCCCTGGAACTATCCGCTGCACCAGGCCGTCACCAAAGTGGCGGCGGCGCTGGCCGCCGGCTGTACCGTGGTGCTCAAGCCCAGCGAGATCACCCCCCTGTGCATCTTCCAATTCGCCCGCCTGGTCGAAGCAGCGGAGCTCCCGCCGGGGGTCTTCAACCTGGTCTGCGGCGACGGTCCGACGGTGGGGGAAGCGCTGGTGCGCCACCCCCGGGTGGACCTGATCTCCTTCACCGGTTCCACCACCGCCGGTCGCCGAGTCGCCACGCTGGCGGCGGAGCAGGTCAAGCGGGTCACCCTGGAGCTCGGCGGCAAGAGCGCCAACCTCATCCTCGACGACGCCGACCTGCGGCGGGCGGTGCGCACCGGGGTGAAGAATTGCTTCCTCAACTCCGGCCAAACCTGCTCCGCCTGGACCCGCATGGTGGTGCCCCGGCAGCACCTCGAAGAAGCCACCGCGTTGGCGGTGGAAGCCGCTCAGGAGTATCCGGTGGGCGATCCGCGGAATCCCGACACCCGCCTCGGCCCGCTGGTCTCCCAGCGCCAGCTCCAGCGGGTGCGCGGCTACATCCGTCAGGGCATCGAAGAAGGAGCGGTCTTGGCCACCGGCGGTGCCGAGCCACCGGTGGGTGCGGACGGCAAAGTGCTGGATCGGGGATTTTTCGTCCGTCCAACGGTGTTTACCGAGGTGGACAACGCCATGACCATCGCCCGGGAGGAGATTTTCGGCCCGGTCTTGGCCATCTTGCCCCACGACGGGGACGACCATGCGGTGTCCATCGCCAACGATTCTCCCTACGGTCTCGCCGGTGCGGTGTGGTCCCAGGACGGGGACCGCGCCCTCGCCGTGGCCCAGCGCCTGCGCACCGGCCAGGTCGATATCAACGGCGGCCGCTATAACATCGAAGCCCCCTTCGGCGGCACCAAGCAGTCAGGCTATGGCCGCGAGCTCGGCCGCCAGGGTCTCGAAGAGTTCTTGCACACCAAGTCGCTGCAGCTCTGA